The following nucleotide sequence is from Corylus avellana chromosome ca7, CavTom2PMs-1.0.
ATCATTGCTTCTGCTTAGTATTTACAGCCACACCAAAAACTCTtaaaaccctctctctctctctctctctcttaaaccACAACAATATTCCATTCAAGATGAAAAGTATCATAAAACAAAGCAATGGTGTAAAAAGTGACAGTTAAAAGAACAGTTTGTATGGACACAGTCTCAAGgagagtagagagagagagagagagagagagggaggaagaATATTAAGCCTTTTTCTGGGTTTTCACCATGATGATAGACAAAAGAAGGATTCACGCTTTAGATATTACAAAGGCAAATCTAATCTACCCATTACCCCCCCTCAATAACTTGAAAGGCTAAAAGTTTCGCATCCGATACTTCCCTAAAATACcacaaacaataattttaaccaaaaatggCAAAATTCAGAAACCCCCCAAAAACCCAGCATCCCCTTTAACCAATTCTCAGGCTAATGATACTCTGTGAGTATGATAATaaagctaaaaagaaaataaaaataaaaataaaaaagttagaaaCTTGGCCTCCTCTGCCCTCAGCCACTGAAGACAGAATTTCCTTTTCTAGAAAAGATTGTCAAAGAGGGATTAACATTGAGATTGATTGACCGAAACAAGGAACAAAACCGAATCCTCCCCCTAAAAATCAAATCTTGCCCATCATAATCAAAATTACACGAAATGATTATCATTCATAAattaaacagaagaaaaaaaaggaaaattggaAGAAGATAGAAGATAGAAGATAGaagatagaagaagaagaaaaagactaaGAAGAAAGCGGGCGTGGAGGAGGTAAAAGCTGATGGAGTTGCTGATGAACCTGGCTCTGAGTCCGGCTGTGGTTCAGAATGAAAGGATGCCTCAACAACTGCGAGGCGGTCCAGCGGCGACCTGGGTCCCTCTGCAAACAGCAGGCGATGAAGTTCCGAAACTCTCTGGACGCCGTGGGCGGTGCCTCCGGCGGCTGCGACATACAAATGGCGACCATCAAGCTGGCCCAGTCGCCCTGCCTGCCCACCGCGAAGGGGAATTTGCCCATGTAGAACTCCAGGATGCTCACCCCGATGCTCCATATATCCCCCGCGTACCCATCGTACTTGCCGTGGTTTAGATCCGTGTTGATCCTCTCGGGGCTCATGTACGCAATGGTCCCAACCGCGGAGTTGCAGGGGTCCATGGTCTGTTCCAGAATCCTTCCCACGCCGAAGTCCGCGATCTTCACCTGCTTGCGCGTGTTGATGAGGAGATTGGACGGCTTGATGTCGCGGTGCACGATGTGGCGGCGGTGGAGGTAGGCGAGCCCGGAGAGGATCTGGCGGGCAAGATCCGAGAGCTGTGGCTCGCTGGGGATGTGGGTGCCCTCCAGGGACCCCCCGTCCATGAACTCCAGGAGCACCTGGATTTCGCCGTTGTGGTCGAACATGTCGTGGCACTTGACCACGTTGGGGTTGTCCACGTCCCGGAGGATCTCGATCTCCGTGCGGATCTGGCGGCGCACGGAGTCCTCGTGGGTCCCGTAGATGACCTTGAGCGCGTAGATGCGGTTCGTGGGGCGGTGGATCACCTTGTAGACGGTGCCGCCGCTGCCGCTGCCGATGCGGTTGGCTCGATCCAGCTCGGAGAAGTTGATGGCGTTGCTGTTGTTGGCGTGGCTCGGCAACGGGGTGGAGTTGGCGGAAGAGCTGGTGGAGGAGTTGGACGACGATGGGGGCAGAGGGAGAGGCACGGCCATGGACGCGTCTCGCTGCGGGAGGGGTAGGGTTAGGTTCTGCTGCCTGCGCACTCGTAGCCCTCTattgctgttgctgttgctgttgctgttgctgccGGCGGCGGCCGTGCCCGGTGGGGATTGAACCGGTCTCATCTCCTATCCTCTAGGCTGCCAAATTCCCAAGCGCTCTCTTCTCTGTCTTTGCTATAATTTCCTTCAGTGTTGATCTAGGCTAATCTAATAACCAATAGGAGGAGCAATCATCGCCATCGCgttgattgtttttgttgttgttgttcttcttcCATAACCAGGAGGTTTGGTTTGTTGTTTGATTCGTTGTATGCAAGAGACATGGAAAtgggtggagagagagagaagagggagacttttttttttttcttttttttttcttttttttatggttagagagagagaagcttcTTGGAAGAGGGAAGAagccaagaaaagaaagaggagaaaatgaaaataaaaaataaaaaataaagaaaaggaatggtttcttttgttgattattatttttatttatttgtgaaaatagaataataataataataataataataattttcttttttagattttagaaaGTGAGAAAAAGATGAATAATGGGAAAACAATAATTCGGAGGATTCATCAGATCATTGAGGGGAGGGAGGGGCTGCAATCAAATATAAGGGAATCGAGATATAAAAGTCCACGCGCCTTCGGATTGGACTCGGCCCCCACCCACCTCTGGACCTGATTCATGCGCGTGAGAGTTgtctttctttgatttcttcCTACGCGCTACCTCAACCTTTGattcaacacacacacacacacagtcTCATACTTTCATGACCATCTAACCCGCAACTAGGGGCGAGCAAAACCCGTCCAAACCCGCAACCATCCACCCCGTCTCACCCgatttttctcaataaaatcCCACCCCAGTGGCAACTataatatttctttaatttgtcAAATTTGAAGGATActgaaaaggataaaaaaaaaaaaaaaaaaaatttggatgtCGGATAATCTCTTTATAAGTCTAATGTGCTAACAATTAATCTATTTCAAGAGCTTGAGTTAGTTGGCCATCCAATTACAACTCTAATGTGCTTACAACTATCAGTTGATGCATATACAGATAATGTCACATTGTCCAATACAAGATGCAGTCAGCTTTAGTACAAAACATTTCATATGTTTACGCAGTACTTTGGTCCCATATTGAAAAGATGAGAAATAATTTACATAAAGTGAATAGTTTATAGAGCTTTGAAATTAGTCCTAAATCTGTAAAATGAAACTCAATCGGATGAACTATCAATAAAATTTCAGTCTATTAATTTATCTCATCTGGTGTGCAAAATCTTTAaatgtttttatcatttgacATTAATTCATATTCGTGAgtttttttatgaaagaaaaatcaGTTGCAATGATTATGACCGTTACTCTTTTACAACTCTTACAAGTCATTGATTATTGATGACCGTTTTTTACTTACCATTGATTTCTTGGTTTTATTGCATATGACTGTTGGGATTAATTGTCAAGTTTTATGGTTTTGATTCTTTGGAAGTTTTGACCGTTTGGccattatgttttatttattatattagaAAATTCACAagcactcatatatatatatatatatatatatatatatatattaagctatcaaaagagaaagatatagaaatcactttttttttttttttttcaatacatATAGTGTGCTGTAAAACACTTGTTtcaaaaataaagttatatgCTATattagtttttcttcaaatgggttGTTCTATTAGTCTTCGTTTTTGGAAGTGTGTCCTTAACGAAGTTAGACGTTATAGTTTAATCTTAGGAGGTTGGGTGTCAAGAGATCctatcgcaccgagttatatacTCTAGGAGGCACGAAttaacctttaaggacaacgctatTGTGTGATTATATAGTATTGTGAGATCTTTTCATATTCTcctttcatctcttgtatttgaaaatataaaacagaCTCCAAAACACACTTAGAGGAGGGTGAATagtgtttataaaaaataaagcagaATTAAAACGAAGAAGCATGCAACAATCAATTACCCAAATATGTAAAACAATCAAGCAGATAGACAACATATTTTGATGACAATGTTAACCTTTGAATAactcttcaaaaagaaaaattctacGGAGCAGTCAAATCTAAGAATTATGCACTATAGAAGGATGAGAAATTACAAGTTGTTCACACTTATAAAACTTTTGTAGTTGATACTAACTTGTCTAGACAAGAGACTCTTCTTGTCTTCTACCACAGTAGTTACCATAAAACCTCTGGAAACTTATTCTATTGATTCCCCATGCACAAGCTACTTGATTGTCGTTGAAGAATAGCTTCTCAAATATCAACAAAGAAATCATAATATGAAAAAACCAAGGCGGCATTCATACGTCTGAAGGACCCATTCGAAAGCAT
It contains:
- the LOC132188671 gene encoding mitogen-activated protein kinase kinase 5-like; this encodes MRPVQSPPGTAAAGSNSNSNSNSNRGLRVRRQQNLTLPLPQRDASMAVPLPLPPSSSNSSTSSSANSTPLPSHANNSNAINFSELDRANRIGSGSGGTVYKVIHRPTNRIYALKVIYGTHEDSVRRQIRTEIEILRDVDNPNVVKCHDMFDHNGEIQVLLEFMDGGSLEGTHIPSEPQLSDLARQILSGLAYLHRRHIVHRDIKPSNLLINTRKQVKIADFGVGRILEQTMDPCNSAVGTIAYMSPERINTDLNHGKYDGYAGDIWSIGVSILEFYMGKFPFAVGRQGDWASLMVAICMSQPPEAPPTASREFRNFIACCLQRDPGRRWTASQLLRHPFILNHSRTQSQVHQQLHQLLPPPRPLSS